A single region of the Marinobacter salinus genome encodes:
- a CDS encoding acyltransferase yields the protein MLSFLPAPVTGVLNSLLLGINTLFWCILLYIPALLKLIVPIQGFRVLCTKAIIAIAEAWVACNVGWMKLTHGTKWEVKGAENLKRESWYLVLSNHQSWVDILAMQRVFNHRAPFLKFFLKQQLIWVPVIGLAWWGLDFPFMKRYTREYLIKHPEKRGEDLKATRIACEKFRYTPVSVMNFVEGTRFTQAKHDKQKSPYKHLLIPKAGGVAFVLDAMGDSIQTLVDVTIAYPGGAPTFWDFICGRVKEIKMEIHTVDIPEHLKGRDYSKDAEHRRNVKDWLAEQWRAKDERLEKMLG from the coding sequence ATGCTTAGTTTTCTTCCCGCTCCCGTTACTGGCGTACTTAATTCCCTTCTGCTGGGCATCAATACTTTGTTCTGGTGCATTCTGTTGTATATCCCGGCACTGCTGAAGCTCATTGTCCCGATTCAGGGCTTCCGGGTGCTCTGTACCAAGGCGATCATTGCCATTGCTGAAGCCTGGGTGGCCTGTAATGTCGGCTGGATGAAGCTGACCCACGGAACGAAGTGGGAGGTGAAGGGCGCGGAAAACCTCAAGCGGGAGAGTTGGTACCTGGTGCTTAGCAACCATCAGAGCTGGGTGGATATTCTGGCCATGCAGCGGGTGTTCAATCATCGGGCACCGTTTTTGAAGTTTTTCCTGAAGCAGCAGCTGATCTGGGTACCGGTGATTGGTCTGGCCTGGTGGGGGCTGGATTTCCCGTTCATGAAACGCTACACCCGCGAGTATCTGATCAAGCATCCGGAAAAGCGTGGCGAGGACCTCAAGGCCACCCGTATCGCCTGCGAGAAGTTTCGGTACACACCGGTCAGCGTCATGAATTTTGTGGAAGGCACCCGCTTTACCCAGGCCAAGCATGATAAGCAGAAGTCGCCCTACAAGCACCTGCTCATACCCAAGGCCGGTGGCGTGGCGTTTGTGCTGGACGCTATGGGTGACTCTATCCAGACACTGGTCGATGTCACCATCGCCTATCCGGGCGGAGCGCCGACGTTCTGGGATTTCATCTGCGGGCGGGTAAAGGAAATCAAGATGGAGATTCATACCGTTGATATCCCGGAACACCTTAAAGGCCGGGACTACTCAAAGGACGCGGAGCATCGCAGAAACGTGAAGGATTGGCTGGCGGAGCAATGGCGGGCCAAGGACGAACGGCTGGAAAAGATGTTGGGTTAA
- a CDS encoding Bcr/CflA family multidrug efflux MFS transporter has protein sequence MLTLTSIWTTVLLAAAVALGPLATDMYLPALPQIGSDFGTGTDQVQLTLSLYMAGFAIAQLICGPLADRFGRKPIMIGGFVLFALASIGCALATNIETLILCRFLQALGGSAGPVLGRAAIRDIYTPREAAKILAILASIMALAPAIAPTIGGFLVTGLGWSSIFLALGGYALVMAVVVAFGIPEPMRPENRQTLKLCSLLRNYRKIGTDVSFLGYTLTNALTFSGLFAFLSGSSFVLIDFLGVAPEHFGLYFALMVAGFVTGNLFAVRLGSMLVPDQILVRGLVIAVAGGSLMAGLALSEVYNVWAVILPQALFMVGTGMVLPQTMAGAMANFPRMAGSASALFGFVQMALAAGAGMLVGHLHDGTSLVMAVVIATCACAALASYLLLVQRHPAAGFEPQGVSAQ, from the coding sequence ATGCTTACGTTAACCAGTATCTGGACAACCGTTCTGCTAGCAGCCGCCGTGGCCCTTGGCCCGCTTGCGACCGACATGTATCTGCCGGCACTGCCGCAGATCGGCAGTGATTTTGGTACCGGTACCGATCAGGTCCAGCTGACACTGAGTCTGTACATGGCCGGTTTCGCCATCGCCCAGCTTATCTGTGGACCGCTGGCGGATCGCTTCGGTCGCAAACCGATCATGATCGGCGGTTTCGTGCTGTTCGCCCTCGCCAGCATCGGCTGCGCATTGGCAACGAATATCGAAACACTGATCCTGTGCCGATTCCTGCAAGCGTTGGGCGGTTCCGCCGGCCCGGTGCTTGGCCGCGCCGCCATCCGTGACATCTACACACCGCGCGAAGCCGCAAAAATACTCGCCATCCTGGCCAGCATCATGGCCCTTGCGCCAGCTATTGCGCCAACCATCGGCGGTTTCCTGGTCACCGGCCTCGGCTGGTCGTCCATCTTCCTGGCACTCGGTGGCTACGCTCTGGTCATGGCAGTGGTTGTGGCGTTCGGTATTCCAGAGCCCATGCGCCCGGAAAACCGCCAGACGCTGAAACTCTGCAGCCTGCTGCGGAACTATCGGAAGATCGGTACCGATGTCAGCTTTCTGGGCTATACCCTGACCAATGCACTGACTTTCTCAGGTCTGTTCGCATTTCTGTCCGGTTCCTCGTTCGTACTGATCGACTTTCTTGGCGTTGCTCCCGAACACTTTGGACTCTACTTTGCCTTGATGGTGGCAGGCTTTGTCACCGGCAACCTGTTCGCCGTTCGCCTGGGTAGTATGCTTGTTCCTGATCAGATTCTGGTGCGGGGATTGGTCATAGCGGTGGCCGGTGGCAGCCTGATGGCGGGACTGGCGTTGAGCGAAGTTTACAACGTCTGGGCCGTTATCCTGCCCCAGGCTCTGTTCATGGTCGGTACCGGCATGGTGCTGCCCCAAACCATGGCAGGCGCCATGGCCAACTTCCCACGCATGGCCGGCTCCGCTTCCGCACTGTTCGGCTTCGTTCAGATGGCCCTTGCCGCCGGTGCCGGCATGCTTGTGGGCCATCTCCACGACGGCACTTCGCTCGTCATGGCGGTGGTCATCGCCACCTGTGCCTGCGCGGCACTGGCCAGTTACCTGCTACTGGTGCAACGCCATCCCGCGGCAGGCTTCGAACCCCAGGGAGTTTCCGCCCAGTAA
- a CDS encoding MATE family efflux transporter → MTWPMLFGVLSLMTFQLADSAFIGQLGRDPLAALGFTLPMQQLIIGLQVGLGIATTAIISRTLGAGDELRAYRLGGLIITVGGTLVFLLCVSLWLLQSRIMTALGAEDSLLPLIRSYWIPWLLAAWAGAVLYFGYSVCRSHGDTKLPGYMMVATSLTNIALDPLYIFIFDWGLPGAAWATVTSFGIGCLVIYPKLLKRSWVRFDLRELALVQALKQLNGIMAPAMVSQLMPPASAMLATALVAGFGSAAVAAWGLGTRLEFFSIVVVLALTMSMPPMIGRLLGAGDIEQIRKLVRIAVRFVVVWQLAIGLIWLVASGLVSELFTSDQEVQGILAGYLVRVPLSYSGLGVCMLMVSVCNALGLAMRALLVSTLRLFLCFLPLLWLGSQINGIFGLMSGALVGNLFAGAMAYSFYRAGMTSLRASLSSAKA, encoded by the coding sequence ATGACCTGGCCTATGCTCTTCGGCGTGCTCTCACTGATGACCTTCCAGCTGGCAGACAGTGCCTTTATCGGCCAACTGGGCAGAGACCCACTGGCGGCACTCGGTTTCACCCTGCCAATGCAGCAACTCATCATTGGCCTTCAGGTTGGCCTGGGAATCGCCACCACCGCCATCATTTCACGAACACTGGGCGCTGGTGACGAACTCCGGGCTTACCGACTCGGCGGTCTGATCATCACCGTAGGCGGAACCCTGGTCTTCTTATTGTGTGTCAGCCTATGGCTGTTACAGAGCCGCATCATGACCGCGCTCGGCGCCGAGGATTCACTGTTGCCGTTAATCCGCAGTTACTGGATTCCCTGGCTTCTGGCTGCCTGGGCGGGGGCAGTTCTGTATTTTGGCTACAGCGTGTGCCGCTCCCACGGCGACACCAAATTGCCCGGCTATATGATGGTCGCAACCAGCCTGACCAACATTGCCCTGGATCCTTTGTACATCTTTATTTTTGACTGGGGCCTTCCCGGTGCGGCCTGGGCGACCGTCACTTCCTTTGGCATCGGCTGCCTGGTGATTTATCCGAAGCTCCTGAAGCGTTCCTGGGTCCGTTTTGATCTGCGCGAACTTGCCCTGGTTCAGGCACTGAAGCAGCTCAACGGCATCATGGCACCGGCCATGGTCAGCCAGCTTATGCCGCCAGCCTCTGCCATGCTGGCAACGGCACTGGTGGCGGGCTTCGGATCTGCTGCTGTAGCGGCCTGGGGGCTCGGCACCCGTCTGGAGTTTTTCTCGATCGTAGTGGTGTTGGCCCTGACCATGTCCATGCCGCCGATGATCGGCCGCCTGCTGGGTGCCGGCGATATCGAACAGATCCGGAAGCTGGTGCGCATTGCGGTCCGCTTTGTGGTGGTCTGGCAATTGGCGATCGGCCTGATCTGGCTGGTGGCTTCGGGACTGGTTTCCGAATTGTTCACCAGTGACCAGGAGGTTCAGGGCATACTGGCCGGCTACCTGGTTCGCGTGCCGCTCAGCTACAGCGGCCTGGGTGTGTGTATGCTGATGGTGTCTGTGTGCAACGCCCTGGGGCTGGCTATGCGGGCGTTGCTGGTGTCCACACTACGCCTGTTTCTCTGTTTTCTGCCCCTCCTCTGGCTCGGCAGCCAGATCAATGGCATCTTTGGTCTGATGAGCGGAGCGCTGGTGGGCAACCTGTTCGCCGGAGCCATGGCTTACAGTTTCTATCGCGCCGGCATGACCAGCCTGAGGGCCAGCCTGTCCTCAGCCAAAGCGTGA
- a CDS encoding MBL fold metallo-hydrolase, whose product MDIRPAATLVLTRDTQDGLEVLLLQRTWSAVFMPGYFVFPGGAVDQQESFARQHVVGPEDAEISHTMSLDEGGADYMLAAVRECFEEAGVLLAVDQAGRTVGGDHEVHADRDAVFRGNLTLADICQRHKLTIPLDRVAYLSHWTTPPGPPRRFDTRFFVTTAPEGQPACHDGVETIDHLWIRPEEALEDHRSGRRLLGLPTLRTLRVLSDFSTCDALMRYAHANPPEAAPDKPWPAIRKGKPVVLEPGAPAYDEAAKLDPEGEGSVGAEIIPGTAVEVAAGVKRLTAPNPGVMTGPGTNTYIIGHDRYTVIDPGPDDPVHIARILELTGGQIDRVLVTHTHRDHSPGARSLKQETGSPLTGLPAPDGASQDSGFAPDEQPVHGEFIHTDAGLLKVIHTPGHASNHLCFLLTDQELLFSGDHIMQGSTVVINPPDGDMKAYLESLYDLLSEPIRFIAPGHGFLMGQPEAVIDYLITHRLAREHKVAKALKELAPVTLKDLTTKAYDDVPAAIHGVAARSALAHLVKLESDGRADQSGELWHATEET is encoded by the coding sequence ATGGATATTCGCCCTGCCGCAACGCTGGTTCTGACACGCGATACTCAGGACGGCCTTGAAGTGTTACTGCTCCAACGTACCTGGAGTGCCGTGTTTATGCCGGGCTATTTCGTATTCCCCGGCGGGGCCGTCGACCAGCAGGAATCCTTCGCACGCCAACACGTGGTCGGCCCGGAAGATGCCGAGATCAGCCATACTATGAGCCTCGACGAGGGCGGCGCCGACTATATGCTTGCGGCTGTCCGTGAATGTTTCGAGGAGGCCGGAGTTCTGCTGGCAGTGGATCAGGCGGGGCGCACCGTCGGTGGAGATCACGAAGTTCATGCGGATCGGGATGCGGTATTTCGGGGCAACCTGACGCTGGCAGACATCTGCCAGCGTCACAAGCTGACCATTCCGCTGGACCGGGTAGCCTACCTCAGCCATTGGACGACGCCACCGGGCCCGCCTCGCCGTTTCGATACCCGCTTTTTTGTCACTACGGCACCCGAGGGTCAACCGGCCTGCCATGATGGCGTGGAGACCATTGACCATCTCTGGATCCGTCCGGAAGAGGCGCTGGAAGACCACCGCAGCGGTCGCCGGTTACTGGGTCTGCCAACCCTTCGCACGCTTCGGGTATTGAGCGATTTCAGCACGTGTGACGCGCTGATGCGTTATGCCCACGCCAATCCCCCGGAAGCGGCTCCGGACAAACCCTGGCCAGCCATCAGGAAGGGTAAACCGGTGGTCCTGGAACCAGGTGCACCCGCCTATGATGAAGCTGCCAAACTGGACCCGGAGGGAGAGGGTTCGGTCGGTGCCGAGATTATTCCCGGCACTGCGGTGGAAGTTGCCGCCGGCGTAAAGCGGCTCACGGCCCCCAACCCCGGTGTGATGACTGGCCCTGGCACCAACACCTATATCATCGGTCACGATCGGTATACGGTGATTGATCCGGGCCCCGACGACCCGGTGCACATAGCCCGCATTCTTGAGCTGACCGGCGGTCAGATTGACCGTGTGCTGGTCACCCATACGCACCGTGACCACTCCCCTGGCGCACGGTCGCTGAAACAGGAAACCGGCAGCCCGCTGACCGGCCTTCCCGCTCCGGATGGCGCGTCTCAGGATTCCGGTTTTGCACCGGATGAACAGCCGGTTCACGGCGAGTTTATCCACACCGATGCGGGATTACTGAAAGTAATTCACACGCCAGGCCACGCCTCTAACCACTTGTGTTTTCTGCTGACGGATCAGGAACTGCTGTTCTCCGGGGATCACATCATGCAGGGGTCCACCGTCGTGATTAATCCGCCGGACGGCGATATGAAAGCCTACCTGGAATCGCTCTATGACCTGCTGTCAGAGCCAATCCGGTTTATTGCTCCCGGTCATGGTTTCCTTATGGGCCAGCCGGAGGCCGTAATCGATTACCTGATAACCCACCGCCTTGCCCGGGAGCATAAGGTCGCCAAAGCGCTGAAAGAACTGGCGCCGGTAACCCTGAAGGATCTGACCACCAAAGCCTACGATGATGTGCCCGCTGCTATCCACGGCGTTGCGGCACGCTCAGCCCTGGCACATCTGGTGAAGCTTGAATCCGATGGCCGCGCGGATCAGAGCGGCGAACTCTGGCACGCTACAGAGGAAACCTGA
- a CDS encoding LysR family transcriptional regulator: MNPVDAFNLDIRALVTFIAVLDEGSVSRAAVKLGVSQSAVSHTLDRLRQALGDPLFVKSGRGITPTRYALQAGPHIRQILDDLHSLSSGPPFSPQTAEFTFTIAANDYQRDLLLPALVTILRREAPGIRLQVIPSGIPSADLLRKDVCDLIISPHAPEATDIMQRGLMADRMVVFYDPDQREAPQDLPEYLKADHIALLFATGEKPSLEISLTAQGLTRRTVVTVSNFSGLPEFLRGTDMLATAPELMSKHLLRDFAWTPLPFDFKPFTLLMLWHRRNQNDPAHRWLRNQVNSVAATMNSLNP; the protein is encoded by the coding sequence ATGAACCCCGTTGATGCATTTAACCTCGATATCCGTGCCCTGGTCACCTTTATTGCCGTACTGGACGAAGGCAGTGTTTCCCGCGCTGCAGTCAAACTCGGTGTCAGCCAATCCGCAGTCAGCCACACCCTGGACCGCCTGAGACAGGCGTTGGGCGATCCGCTGTTCGTAAAATCCGGGCGCGGCATCACCCCGACCCGATACGCCCTGCAGGCTGGACCCCACATCCGTCAGATCCTGGATGACCTGCACTCGCTGTCATCGGGGCCACCATTCTCACCGCAAACCGCAGAGTTCACATTCACCATCGCCGCCAACGATTACCAGCGTGACCTCCTGCTGCCAGCTCTGGTGACCATCCTGCGCCGGGAAGCGCCCGGCATACGGCTGCAGGTGATTCCGTCAGGCATTCCCAGTGCTGACTTGCTGCGCAAGGATGTCTGCGATCTGATTATCTCACCCCATGCTCCGGAAGCGACGGACATCATGCAGCGGGGCCTGATGGCGGATCGTATGGTGGTATTCTATGACCCGGACCAACGGGAAGCGCCGCAGGATCTGCCGGAGTATCTGAAGGCCGACCACATTGCCCTGCTGTTTGCCACCGGCGAGAAACCAAGCCTCGAGATATCCCTCACTGCCCAGGGCCTGACCCGGCGCACGGTGGTCACCGTCTCCAACTTTTCCGGGCTGCCCGAATTCCTCCGCGGTACCGACATGCTGGCCACCGCCCCTGAGCTGATGAGCAAACACTTACTCCGGGATTTCGCCTGGACGCCCCTGCCCTTCGATTTCAAGCCCTTCACTCTGCTGATGCTGTGGCACCGCCGCAACCAGAACGACCCCGCCCATCGCTGGTTACGGAATCAGGTGAATAGCGTCGCAGCCACCATGAACAGCCTGAACCCGTAA
- a CDS encoding alpha/beta fold hydrolase, with protein MPDFVKAAITKASGLKRQTAHYASNAFDRVFRTASLVQAGQTPFETLFSDGLVSLRYYPPLDEDFIELDDMVLTVERQTHRTPVVIIPPLAVNMLIYDLFPQRSLVRFLRAKGFEVYLIDWGVPTRAHSHYNLHTYVAELLPSYLNRVREHSGEQELTLHGWSLGGMFTLFYSALSQDQHVRNAIVLGSPIDSHASGILGLLNQRMADVAEFVRTRTGFRIHNVKPHWFHTPGWANTIGFKLTNPVASAMGYWELVVRLGDREFVTSHATTSAFLDRMVAYPGGIIQDTVVRVWIDNQLSRGEIQIGEDIARLENVNANLLAIAGSEDTLVTPDAANRVMDHVSSEDKTFRVVPGGHMGILAGSKAPKESWLELAEWLAERSD; from the coding sequence ATGCCAGACTTCGTCAAAGCCGCCATTACCAAAGCCTCGGGATTAAAACGTCAGACGGCGCACTACGCCAGCAACGCCTTTGATCGCGTATTCCGCACGGCCAGCCTGGTTCAGGCCGGCCAGACACCCTTTGAGACACTTTTCAGCGATGGGCTGGTTAGTCTTCGTTACTATCCGCCGCTGGACGAAGATTTTATCGAGCTGGACGACATGGTACTGACGGTTGAGCGCCAGACTCACAGAACCCCGGTCGTCATCATCCCGCCGCTGGCCGTAAACATGCTCATCTATGACCTGTTTCCCCAGCGTAGCCTGGTTCGTTTCCTGCGCGCTAAAGGCTTCGAGGTCTACCTGATCGATTGGGGAGTGCCTACTCGAGCACACAGCCACTACAACCTGCACACCTACGTGGCCGAGCTTTTGCCGTCTTACCTGAACAGGGTACGGGAACACAGCGGCGAACAGGAACTTACCCTGCACGGCTGGAGCCTCGGCGGCATGTTCACCCTGTTTTACTCCGCCCTGAGCCAGGATCAGCATGTCCGCAACGCCATCGTGCTCGGCTCGCCGATCGACAGCCACGCCTCCGGCATCCTCGGACTGCTGAACCAGCGCATGGCCGACGTTGCCGAGTTCGTGCGCACACGCACCGGTTTTCGGATTCACAACGTCAAGCCACACTGGTTCCACACGCCCGGCTGGGCCAACACCATCGGCTTCAAGCTGACAAACCCCGTCGCCAGCGCCATGGGCTACTGGGAACTTGTGGTCCGTCTGGGCGACCGCGAATTCGTCACCAGCCATGCCACCACCTCGGCGTTCCTTGACCGGATGGTCGCCTATCCCGGCGGTATAATTCAGGACACCGTCGTGCGCGTCTGGATCGACAATCAGCTATCCAGGGGCGAGATCCAGATTGGCGAAGACATCGCCCGCCTGGAAAACGTAAACGCCAACCTACTGGCGATCGCCGGCAGCGAGGACACACTGGTCACGCCGGACGCCGCCAATCGGGTGATGGATCACGTCAGCTCTGAAGACAAAACCTTTCGGGTCGTACCTGGTGGTCATATGGGCATTCTGGCAGGCAGCAAAGCGCCAAAGGAAAGCTGGCTGGAATTGGCTGAGTGGCTGGCAGAGCGATCTGATTAA
- the tpx gene encoding thiol peroxidase produces MSTVNLDGNPIELSGTFPKPGDNAAPFTLTNSGLEEVKLDSWAGKRKILNIIPSIDTGVCAASTRKFNEKASGLDNTVVLVISADLPFAAARFCGAEGLKDVITLSTFRNYSFQQDYGVAIQDGPLAGLCARAVVVLDEDNKVLHSQLVDEIKDEPDYEAALKAL; encoded by the coding sequence ATGAGTACAGTCAACCTCGACGGTAATCCCATTGAACTGAGCGGCACCTTTCCCAAGCCGGGCGACAACGCAGCTCCCTTCACTCTGACCAACAGCGGCCTGGAAGAAGTGAAACTGGACAGCTGGGCGGGCAAACGCAAGATCCTGAACATCATCCCCAGCATCGACACCGGCGTATGCGCGGCCTCGACCCGAAAATTCAATGAAAAGGCCAGCGGCCTCGACAACACCGTTGTTCTGGTGATTTCCGCAGACCTGCCCTTCGCGGCCGCACGCTTCTGCGGCGCCGAAGGCCTGAAAGATGTCATTACCCTGTCCACGTTCCGTAACTACAGCTTTCAGCAGGACTATGGTGTCGCCATTCAGGATGGCCCGCTGGCCGGTCTTTGCGCCCGCGCGGTTGTGGTCCTGGACGAGGACAACAAGGTGCTGCACAGCCAACTGGTCGACGAAATTAAAGACGAGCCTGATTATGAGGCGGCATTGAAGGCACTCTGA
- a CDS encoding succinylglutamate desuccinylase/aspartoacylase domain-containing protein has product MMPTPLFAGSSAASGKSSSEMLVAELAEDENVEDVEQSEPRKTAKPPKTKPLTSTVSQAPKPKPAKKVAPNIDLKDVAPAPKTEAEPVVQDIETPEPEQMAKTPLPEDSEVRPGEEVTAAPVEKAVKAAENFTLLGNEVLPATSTRLAWSPGIQIAGLSQPTPVLVVNGAKAGPTLCLTGAIHGDELNGIEIIRRTMYDLEPEKLSGRVVGVPIVNLPGFQQGSRYLPDRRDLNRHFPGSPEGSLADRIAHSLFENIIRRCDMLVDIHTGSLKRTNLPQLRADMNNPDVATFTQGFDRMAVVHSTGSPGMLRSASVEAGITTVTLEAGESHRIQEHQIEAGVNSLTSLMERQGMISRMFVWGDPEPVYYDSDWIRAEHGGILFSDVELGARVSEGEVLGYVADPITNAQYPIRSSSNGRIIGMAVDQVVMAGFAAYHIGTEAEVPGE; this is encoded by the coding sequence ATGATGCCGACACCCCTGTTTGCCGGTTCATCCGCCGCCTCGGGGAAAAGCAGTTCGGAGATGCTGGTTGCCGAACTGGCCGAAGACGAAAACGTTGAAGATGTTGAGCAGTCCGAACCACGGAAAACGGCAAAACCCCCGAAGACCAAACCTTTAACCTCAACGGTCAGCCAGGCTCCCAAACCGAAACCGGCCAAAAAAGTTGCGCCCAACATTGATCTCAAGGACGTCGCTCCGGCACCGAAAACCGAAGCCGAACCGGTGGTTCAGGACATCGAAACTCCCGAACCGGAGCAGATGGCAAAGACTCCCTTACCGGAAGATAGCGAGGTCCGTCCCGGAGAAGAAGTGACAGCAGCGCCGGTGGAGAAGGCGGTTAAAGCAGCTGAGAACTTCACGTTACTGGGCAACGAAGTACTGCCGGCCACCTCCACCCGACTCGCCTGGTCTCCGGGCATCCAGATTGCAGGCTTGTCACAGCCCACGCCGGTTCTGGTGGTGAACGGGGCCAAGGCCGGCCCAACATTGTGCCTGACCGGCGCGATTCACGGCGACGAGCTCAATGGCATCGAGATCATTCGCCGCACCATGTACGACCTTGAGCCGGAAAAACTCTCCGGCAGGGTAGTCGGTGTCCCGATTGTGAATCTACCGGGATTTCAGCAGGGCAGTCGCTACCTGCCCGACCGTCGCGATCTGAATCGCCACTTTCCGGGCAGTCCGGAAGGCAGTCTGGCCGATCGGATCGCCCATTCCCTGTTCGAGAACATCATCCGCCGCTGCGACATGCTGGTGGATATCCACACCGGTTCACTCAAGCGCACAAACCTTCCGCAGCTTCGGGCCGACATGAATAATCCCGATGTGGCCACCTTCACTCAGGGGTTCGACCGGATGGCGGTTGTCCACAGTACGGGCTCACCCGGCATGCTTCGCAGCGCTTCCGTGGAAGCGGGCATTACCACCGTCACCCTTGAGGCCGGGGAATCCCACCGTATTCAGGAACACCAGATTGAAGCCGGCGTGAACAGCCTTACCAGCCTGATGGAAAGACAGGGCATGATTTCCCGAATGTTCGTCTGGGGCGACCCGGAGCCGGTCTACTACGACTCCGACTGGATCCGGGCGGAACACGGCGGCATCCTGTTCAGTGACGTGGAGCTGGGCGCCCGGGTCTCAGAAGGTGAAGTGCTGGGCTATGTGGCAGATCCGATCACCAATGCCCAGTACCCGATTCGCTCCAGCAGCAATGGCCGAATTATCGGTATGGCGGTCGACCAGGTGGTAATGGCCGGCTTTGCCGCCTACCACATTGGTACGGAGGCAGAAGTTCCGGGAGAGTAG
- a CDS encoding haloacid dehalogenase type II has product MKMRVAFDVYGTLVDPMGMSELLKQDAGDDAEAVAALWREKQLEFSFRKGLMRVYEDFGVCTRQALRFAMATRKLPLSEQREDELMAAYLSLPAFDDSLPALKTLKGQYPLFAFSNGSYPALEKVLGHNGLLEQFDGLVSVDDIKSFKPDPAVYTYARRATGAWDEPLCLVSSNAWDVIGARAAGLLAVWVKRDSEKVFEDWGIEPSAVIGSLSELPETLNRL; this is encoded by the coding sequence ATGAAGATGCGGGTCGCGTTTGATGTCTATGGCACTCTGGTAGATCCCATGGGTATGTCAGAGTTGCTGAAACAGGATGCCGGTGATGATGCTGAAGCGGTGGCAGCGCTGTGGCGGGAAAAGCAGCTGGAGTTCTCCTTTCGAAAGGGGCTGATGAGAGTCTATGAGGATTTCGGGGTTTGTACCCGCCAGGCGCTGCGCTTTGCTATGGCGACTCGCAAGCTGCCATTATCTGAGCAGCGTGAGGACGAGTTGATGGCGGCCTATCTGTCCCTGCCTGCATTCGATGACTCGTTACCGGCGTTGAAAACCCTGAAAGGGCAGTATCCGTTGTTTGCGTTTTCCAATGGCAGTTATCCAGCGCTGGAGAAGGTGCTCGGACACAATGGTTTGCTTGAGCAGTTTGACGGGTTGGTGTCGGTGGATGACATTAAGAGTTTCAAGCCGGATCCGGCCGTCTATACCTATGCCCGTCGGGCCACCGGTGCTTGGGACGAGCCGTTATGTCTGGTGTCCAGTAATGCCTGGGACGTGATCGGGGCTCGGGCTGCGGGGTTGCTGGCAGTATGGGTCAAGCGGGATTCGGAGAAGGTGTTTGAGGACTGGGGGATTGAGCCTTCGGCTGTGATCGGTTCGCTTTCGGAGCTGCCGGAAACCCTGAATCGCCTTTGA
- a CDS encoding thioesterase family protein: MARIKLSFPDDVFCFETRMPVRITDINGANHLGNDALISMLSEARAQFLVNYGIQEAGKDGTGIIVTDLATMYQSESFFPEMLRFEVGLMDFNRYGGDFVFRVTKAESGQPVALAKYGFVFFNYQRKEVVPIPESFRSRFG; encoded by the coding sequence GTGGCCAGAATCAAACTCTCCTTTCCGGACGATGTTTTCTGTTTTGAAACCAGAATGCCGGTAAGAATCACTGACATCAACGGTGCCAATCATCTGGGTAACGATGCTCTGATTTCCATGCTGTCAGAAGCCCGGGCCCAGTTTCTGGTGAACTATGGCATACAGGAAGCGGGTAAGGATGGCACGGGTATCATCGTGACCGATCTGGCCACCATGTATCAGTCGGAATCTTTTTTCCCGGAAATGCTGCGTTTTGAAGTGGGTCTGATGGATTTCAACAGGTATGGCGGAGATTTCGTGTTTCGGGTCACCAAGGCTGAAAGTGGTCAGCCCGTAGCGCTGGCGAAGTATGGCTTTGTCTTCTTCAACTACCAGCGCAAAGAAGTGGTGCCGATACCGGAGAGTTTTCGTTCACGCTTTGGCTGA